One window of Bacillus alkalicellulosilyticus genomic DNA carries:
- a CDS encoding DUF5677 domain-containing protein, translating into MKKTRDTLQKDFNNLSQSIEMVKRTQDNKRLLQLCKGYKADRNRIRREIGNKYTDLFDVIQGIRKACILGVQNIDLLVAQNETQLNNCLERYKALEPMMIKYIDVFDEIICLIENGFPDGAMQRWRTLLEYSVIIIFILEQGEDVAEAYSANYIKSIEANLHPKTNYAWAKVAPCFKEEKQISITKLLDKVEGISLDEKLWYRSFYKTTSQSIHGSSFGINFSFNDHLSNDINDKKDKNAEYYTGGIITATSNSMILFFYTFILYFKTFPDEGLDIRKLLSELSKEYVTIYNTHFQM; encoded by the coding sequence ATGAAAAAAACAAGAGATACATTACAAAAAGATTTTAACAATCTCAGTCAAAGCATTGAAATGGTAAAAAGAACCCAAGATAATAAACGACTTTTACAGTTATGTAAAGGCTATAAGGCTGACAGAAATAGAATTCGTAGAGAGATAGGAAACAAATACACGGATTTATTTGATGTCATACAAGGTATAAGAAAAGCATGTATTCTTGGCGTTCAAAATATTGATTTGCTAGTGGCTCAGAATGAAACTCAACTCAATAATTGTTTAGAAAGATATAAAGCGTTGGAACCAATGATGATTAAGTATATAGACGTATTTGACGAGATAATTTGCCTCATTGAAAATGGTTTTCCAGACGGAGCGATGCAGCGGTGGAGAACATTGCTTGAGTATTCGGTTATTATTATTTTTATTCTAGAACAGGGAGAGGATGTTGCAGAAGCCTATTCAGCAAATTACATCAAATCTATTGAAGCCAATTTACATCCTAAAACAAACTATGCATGGGCAAAGGTGGCACCTTGTTTTAAGGAAGAAAAACAGATAAGTATAACAAAATTATTGGATAAAGTGGAGGGGATTAGTTTAGATGAAAAATTGTGGTATCGAAGTTTTTATAAAACAACGTCTCAATCCATTCACGGTTCATCCTTTGGCATTAATTTTTCATTTAATGATCATCTATCTAATGATATTAATGATAAGAAGGATAAAAATGCTGAATATTATACAGGGGGAATTATTACAGCAACTTCAAATTCTATGATTCTTTTCTTTTATACTTTCATTCTGTATTTTAAAACATTTCCAGACGAAGGATTGGATATAAGAAAACTATTATCTGAGCTTTCCAAAGAATATGTAACCATCTATAACACTCATTTTCAGATGTAG
- a CDS encoding SMI1/KNR4 family protein has translation MEELTGLVTKWEQTLQKVKGNNGTASPIEIGEKATEQEIQAKEKELGYPLPPSYIDALQNIGKSLSFYYAFSEETIIPIEFDEIFSGEIHWHIDYLQSLDELADQLKDDDEDYASTLRGKVEFSHAANGDLYAFDMLVEGKEKPVVYWNHEDGTITFIANSFRDYLEKITELHCIGSEIWQLFPFLDKTGLDPTSPEAIEWRKWFNSFSETTLDDVKDDLDQLIAYVLHQKKLDAEVIPYFSSTDKKKLFEKLKEELDHAKSLDEQKIIAEIIGKVLGAYAEPWVTSLWEEEPCSVDVTVRSILTSYCLDRKQALQLVFNSLENSSTKKINGYKALAHLQNFHSKDVIVWMEKHVTFPVTEGWDTLFLKSNLSWHEIERWSGLEEKHQTVVIHSLENYVHTKLLHPNDPHVLVELPPKQEFISFLINLRDKQVLKKRISAVEKVIENVHVFY, from the coding sequence ATGGAAGAGCTAACAGGGCTTGTAACAAAGTGGGAACAAACATTACAGAAAGTGAAGGGGAACAATGGAACGGCCTCTCCTATCGAAATAGGAGAAAAAGCAACAGAGCAGGAAATCCAAGCAAAAGAAAAAGAGCTAGGCTACCCGCTGCCTCCCTCTTACATAGATGCTTTACAAAACATCGGAAAGTCGCTTTCGTTTTACTACGCCTTTTCTGAGGAAACGATAATTCCAATTGAATTTGATGAGATTTTCTCAGGTGAAATACACTGGCACATTGACTACCTGCAAAGTTTAGATGAATTAGCAGACCAGCTCAAGGATGACGATGAAGACTATGCAAGCACGCTTAGAGGAAAGGTTGAGTTTTCTCATGCAGCAAACGGGGACTTGTACGCGTTTGACATGTTAGTTGAAGGAAAAGAAAAACCTGTAGTTTATTGGAATCACGAAGACGGCACAATAACATTCATAGCAAACTCCTTTAGAGACTACCTGGAAAAAATCACTGAACTTCACTGCATCGGAAGTGAAATATGGCAGTTATTTCCCTTCCTCGATAAGACAGGTTTGGATCCCACTAGTCCAGAAGCCATTGAGTGGAGAAAGTGGTTTAACTCGTTTTCAGAGACAACCTTAGATGATGTAAAAGATGACCTAGACCAACTAATAGCCTATGTCCTTCATCAAAAAAAGCTAGATGCTGAAGTCATTCCATACTTCTCGAGCACGGATAAAAAAAAGCTCTTTGAAAAGTTAAAAGAAGAACTAGATCATGCAAAAAGCTTAGATGAGCAAAAAATCATTGCTGAGATTATCGGAAAAGTATTAGGAGCCTACGCTGAACCTTGGGTTACTAGCCTATGGGAAGAGGAGCCTTGTTCGGTAGATGTTACAGTACGAAGTATTCTTACTTCTTACTGCCTAGATAGAAAGCAAGCATTACAGTTAGTTTTCAATTCTCTAGAAAACTCATCTACTAAAAAGATAAATGGATATAAAGCGCTCGCTCACTTACAAAATTTCCATTCAAAAGATGTGATTGTATGGATGGAGAAGCATGTCACCTTTCCCGTTACAGAAGGCTGGGACACTCTCTTTTTAAAGTCAAACTTATCATGGCACGAGATAGAAAGATGGAGCGGCCTAGAAGAAAAGCATCAAACAGTTGTCATTCACTCCTTAGAAAACTATGTCCACACTAAGCTGTTACATCCTAATGACCCTCATGTACTCGTAGAGCTACCGCCAAAACAGGAATTCATCTCATTTCTTATTAATCTACGAGATAAACAAGTATTAAAAAAGCGAATCAGTGCGGTTGAAAAAGTAATTGAGAACGTTCATGTGTTTTATTAA
- a CDS encoding endo-1,4-beta-xylanase produces the protein MKRQFKKFILVFLVALLTLPSGLITVAAETGEDNENVVYQSNFSDDNHGFQTDAGGDGSVEKVTVDGEELDAFYITNRTGGWNSPTLAYQAANVEVGKTYEVTANFYSNEAQDVTGSYQIADNEYSEFDGLSAIANEEVVTVTAVGTVDDLNGHFRFQTNGEAADELSYYLLDVKIVELLAEEPVTDEPNGDEPVADEPVDPQTIAFFDFEESAHGFRDRGDGRAQRTNEDSYEGDYSLKVTDRAADWHGTIVTLSEGIDPTATYRITGYVKINDFDGNQTFKATVDNGDYTTFAQQEITSDEWTEFTGEYQTRLGEDSIDVYFESSNVSAEYYLDSITVEMIAPAEELDNEPAITMEKITFEDTDLHESFNGFVGRGGVEELSIVEGVNRTDGGNYSLLTENRTQEWNGPMIDVYDYVDLGSEYEISVWVKMKSPETSNVQLKVQMGSGDNASYPEITNATVTADEWVNLKGTYTFRSSGGGNISVYLETPSANESFYIDDFSFVKLDSAPVGIQPDLPSIKDVYADHFLIGSAANMSDFEGVNLELLSKHFNKVTAENAMKPQYLYDADGNLNFDSQNEFVETAIQEGFQVHGHAIAWHSQSNYDRLFPEGISEEDAIKNLEDYIEAVMKNYAQYDGDLISWDVLNEVIVVDNSQPYTDWRAHLRNTRALQVLGPEYVQMVFEITKHWKEELDLDVTLFYNDYNDHIQSKAQIIYYMVKEINENYQADNNTDDLLIEGVGMQSHYNINLNPDNVALSMDRFISLGVEIGVTELDVMAGENHELTEAEANQQAWVYAKLFEIYLERSEHISRVTFWGMGDGGSWRSEQNPLIFDRRLQAKPAFYAVVDPIGFLEAYEEMEIPARQGQAIYTEQAPTINGEIDDVWNGVPVLRANRAQQAWQTAQANARALWDEEYLYLLLEVSASQLVDSNSNPWEQDSVEIFLDQKNTKQPSYTRDEGFGQYRVNFNNVFSTGEGGPYTGVETATTVNGNSYVVEMKIPLYAIEPVDGHVLGFDFQVNDAEPGSRRGVMAWNDTTGMGWSDPSVFGELKLVSDRSVEVPEREVVLGEPIVLYDQAKLVVPGTKTSILTPSDIPFGTQITVTPYTPGEEVGVDGKVLTVAGELVTVTIVYPEGQEDYEGDFVLELGVNPDATNPGVFYLGSDGWEHVGGEVDGDVIRITVAGFSTYGVFEVEQDGTDPGTGEPGTGEPGTGEPGTGEPGTGEPGTGEPGTGEPGTGEPGTGEPGTGEPGTGEPGTGEPGSGDDTTTPGKDKDKDKKVKEDKKDKKDKDGKKLPSTATNLYNYLLIGGLLLIAGIVMVARRRATN, from the coding sequence ATGAAAAGGCAGTTCAAGAAATTTATCTTAGTATTTCTAGTTGCTCTATTAACTCTCCCGTCTGGACTGATTACAGTGGCGGCGGAGACTGGTGAAGACAATGAAAACGTTGTATATCAGTCTAATTTCAGTGATGATAATCATGGTTTTCAAACAGATGCTGGCGGTGACGGTAGTGTTGAAAAAGTAACGGTTGATGGTGAGGAGTTAGATGCTTTTTACATAACTAACCGTACAGGCGGATGGAATTCTCCGACTTTAGCGTACCAAGCTGCAAACGTAGAAGTTGGAAAAACATATGAAGTTACAGCGAACTTCTATAGTAATGAAGCCCAAGACGTTACAGGCTCTTACCAAATTGCTGATAATGAGTATAGTGAATTTGATGGTTTAAGTGCAATCGCCAATGAAGAAGTTGTTACTGTAACAGCGGTAGGAACTGTTGATGATTTAAATGGTCATTTCCGTTTCCAAACGAATGGTGAAGCTGCAGACGAATTATCATATTACTTACTTGATGTGAAGATTGTTGAACTATTAGCTGAGGAACCAGTAACTGACGAACCAAATGGGGATGAGCCAGTTGCGGATGAGCCAGTTGACCCTCAAACGATTGCCTTTTTTGACTTCGAAGAAAGTGCGCATGGGTTTAGAGATCGTGGCGATGGAAGAGCTCAGCGTACGAATGAAGATAGTTATGAAGGTGACTATAGTTTAAAAGTAACAGACCGTGCGGCAGATTGGCATGGAACAATTGTTACATTAAGTGAAGGTATAGACCCTACAGCCACTTACCGAATTACAGGTTATGTTAAGATTAATGATTTTGACGGTAATCAAACATTTAAAGCGACTGTAGACAATGGTGATTATACGACATTCGCACAACAAGAAATTACTAGTGACGAGTGGACAGAATTTACTGGTGAATATCAAACAAGACTTGGTGAAGATTCAATTGATGTGTATTTTGAATCAAGTAATGTAAGCGCTGAATATTACCTTGATTCAATCACAGTAGAGATGATTGCGCCAGCTGAAGAATTGGATAATGAACCAGCTATAACTATGGAAAAAATCACTTTCGAAGATACTGATTTACATGAAAGCTTTAACGGTTTTGTAGGTCGTGGTGGAGTAGAAGAGTTATCAATCGTTGAAGGTGTTAACCGCACTGACGGTGGTAACTACTCATTACTTACAGAAAATCGTACTCAAGAATGGAATGGCCCAATGATTGACGTGTATGATTATGTCGATCTAGGTAGTGAGTATGAAATATCTGTATGGGTGAAAATGAAATCACCTGAAACTTCAAACGTTCAATTAAAAGTACAAATGGGTTCTGGAGATAATGCAAGTTATCCTGAAATTACGAATGCAACAGTAACTGCTGATGAGTGGGTTAATCTAAAAGGTACTTATACGTTCCGCAGTTCTGGTGGAGGAAATATCTCTGTTTACCTTGAAACACCAAGTGCTAATGAATCGTTTTACATTGATGATTTTAGTTTTGTGAAATTAGATTCTGCTCCTGTTGGAATACAACCTGACCTACCTTCAATTAAAGATGTTTATGCTGACCACTTCTTAATTGGTAGTGCAGCTAACATGAGTGATTTTGAAGGAGTAAATTTAGAACTACTTAGTAAACATTTCAATAAAGTCACTGCTGAGAATGCTATGAAACCACAATATCTTTATGATGCCGATGGAAACTTAAACTTTGACAGCCAAAATGAGTTTGTTGAAACAGCAATCCAAGAAGGTTTTCAAGTTCATGGTCATGCGATTGCTTGGCATTCACAGTCAAACTATGACAGATTGTTCCCAGAAGGCATAAGCGAAGAAGATGCAATCAAAAACTTAGAAGATTACATTGAAGCGGTTATGAAAAACTATGCTCAATATGATGGTGATTTAATATCATGGGATGTATTAAATGAAGTCATTGTTGTAGATAATAGTCAGCCATATACAGACTGGAGAGCACATTTACGAAATACTAGAGCGCTTCAAGTACTCGGACCTGAATATGTACAAATGGTCTTTGAAATCACGAAACATTGGAAAGAAGAATTAGACCTAGATGTAACTCTTTTCTATAATGATTACAATGATCATATTCAATCGAAAGCTCAAATTATTTACTACATGGTAAAAGAAATTAACGAAAACTATCAAGCGGATAATAATACAGACGACCTTCTAATTGAAGGAGTAGGGATGCAGTCGCATTACAATATTAATCTAAATCCAGATAATGTTGCGCTATCAATGGATCGTTTTATTAGCCTTGGTGTTGAAATTGGTGTAACCGAACTAGATGTTATGGCTGGTGAAAATCATGAATTAACAGAAGCTGAAGCTAACCAACAAGCTTGGGTATATGCTAAACTTTTTGAAATTTATCTGGAACGAAGTGAGCATATTTCACGTGTAACCTTCTGGGGAATGGGTGATGGAGGTAGTTGGAGAAGTGAACAAAATCCTCTAATCTTTGACCGTAGACTTCAAGCAAAACCAGCATTCTATGCCGTAGTTGACCCAATTGGTTTCTTAGAAGCATACGAAGAAATGGAGATTCCTGCTAGACAAGGGCAAGCTATCTATACAGAGCAAGCACCAACTATTAATGGTGAAATTGATGATGTATGGAATGGAGTTCCTGTCTTGAGAGCTAATCGTGCACAACAAGCATGGCAAACTGCTCAAGCTAATGCTCGTGCGTTATGGGATGAAGAATATTTATACCTGTTATTAGAGGTATCAGCTTCACAATTAGTGGACTCGAACTCTAATCCGTGGGAACAAGATTCAGTTGAAATATTCTTAGATCAAAAAAATACTAAACAACCAAGTTATACTCGAGATGAAGGTTTTGGTCAGTATCGTGTTAACTTTAATAATGTATTTTCAACAGGTGAAGGTGGTCCTTATACAGGAGTTGAAACAGCAACAACTGTAAACGGAAATAGTTACGTGGTTGAAATGAAAATCCCACTTTATGCAATCGAACCGGTTGATGGTCATGTTCTTGGCTTTGACTTCCAAGTAAATGATGCAGAACCTGGTTCAAGAAGAGGGGTTATGGCTTGGAATGATACAACTGGCATGGGTTGGTCTGACCCTTCTGTATTTGGAGAATTAAAGCTTGTTAGTGATCGAAGTGTAGAAGTACCTGAAAGAGAAGTTGTACTTGGTGAACCTATTGTACTTTATGATCAAGCAAAGTTAGTTGTTCCAGGTACAAAAACATCAATCTTGACACCAAGTGACATTCCATTTGGTACCCAAATAACTGTTACTCCATATACTCCGGGAGAAGAAGTTGGAGTTGATGGAAAAGTATTAACAGTAGCAGGAGAGCTTGTCACAGTTACTATTGTTTATCCTGAAGGACAAGAAGATTATGAAGGCGATTTTGTACTAGAATTAGGAGTTAATCCTGATGCAACAAATCCAGGTGTATTCTATCTTGGTTCAGACGGATGGGAACATGTTGGAGGAGAAGTTGACGGTGATGTTATTCGAATCACAGTTGCTGGTTTCTCCACGTATGGAGTATTTGAGGTTGAGCAAGATGGAACTGACCCAGGAACAGGTGAGCCAGGAACAGGTGAGCCAGGAACAGGTGAGCCAGGAACAGGTGAGCCAGGAACGGGTGAGCCAGGAACAGGTGAGCCAGGAACGGGTGAGCCAGGAACAGGTGAGCCAGGAACGGGTGAGCCAGGAACAGGTGAGCCAGGAACAGGTGAACCAGGAACGGGTGAGCCAGGTTCTGGAGATGACACAACAACTCCTGGAAAAGACAAAGATAAAGACAAGAAAGTAAAAGAAGATAAGAAAGACAAGAAAGATAAAGACGGCAAGAAGCTTCCTAGCACAGCTACTAATTTGTATAACTACTTATTAATCGGTGGTTTACTATTAATTGCTGGTATCGTAATGGTTGCTAGAAGAAGAGCTACAAATTAA